From Spirosoma aerolatum, one genomic window encodes:
- a CDS encoding Gfo/Idh/MocA family protein — protein MNLSDNSTPSQNSAGATTRRQFLQAGALATAGFFIVPRHVLGGKGFIAPSDKLNIAGVGFGGKGFSDTNNAYNNGANNIVALCDVDWGLPRVKENFTKHPNAKRYKDFREMLDKEGKTIDAVTVSTADHTHAVVAMAAMMRGKHVYVQKPLTHNIYEARMLTEAARKYKVVTQMGNQGSSNPQQKQMVEWFDKGLLGTVHTVNLWTNRPVWPQGIPVPAAVDQVPVDLDWDLWLGPAQKVGYTPAYHPFKWRGWWNFGAGALGDIGCHIMDTPFRVLGLGYPTEVETSIGQVFIKDWTPEYIPEGCPPSSHVELKFPATAKNKSVVKMIWEDGGIRPFRPDMLPEGEPMPENGENGVLIHGDKGLLVCGMYGEDPKLYTKDGKKIVGDPKPKPADGSKPLPENGHQVLWTEACKAGFNSKEHKALTSSFDFAGPLTESVLMGNLAIRSYTVRTPKADGRGFNYPGRKRLTWDGKNMKITNFDEANQFVKREYREGWSLNA, from the coding sequence ATGAATCTATCAGACAACTCAACGCCCAGCCAGAATAGCGCGGGCGCAACAACCCGACGACAGTTTTTACAGGCTGGCGCTTTGGCTACGGCGGGATTTTTTATTGTTCCGCGCCATGTTCTGGGTGGCAAAGGCTTTATTGCCCCCAGCGATAAACTCAACATTGCCGGTGTCGGCTTTGGTGGTAAAGGGTTTAGCGATACCAATAATGCCTATAACAACGGAGCCAACAACATCGTGGCACTGTGCGATGTAGACTGGGGACTGCCCCGCGTGAAGGAGAACTTTACCAAGCATCCGAATGCAAAACGGTATAAGGACTTCCGGGAGATGTTGGATAAAGAAGGAAAAACTATTGATGCCGTAACCGTATCAACGGCCGACCATACCCACGCTGTTGTCGCAATGGCAGCCATGATGCGGGGCAAACACGTGTATGTGCAGAAGCCACTGACACACAATATTTACGAAGCCCGGATGCTCACCGAAGCCGCTCGTAAATACAAAGTTGTGACTCAAATGGGGAACCAGGGTTCATCGAATCCGCAGCAGAAGCAAATGGTCGAGTGGTTTGATAAAGGACTCCTGGGTACAGTGCATACTGTGAACCTATGGACCAATCGCCCCGTTTGGCCACAAGGTATTCCTGTGCCAGCAGCGGTGGATCAGGTACCCGTTGATCTGGATTGGGATCTGTGGCTGGGGCCAGCTCAAAAAGTGGGCTATACACCCGCTTATCACCCGTTCAAATGGCGTGGTTGGTGGAACTTCGGGGCTGGTGCTCTGGGTGACATTGGTTGTCATATCATGGATACACCATTCCGCGTACTTGGTCTAGGCTATCCAACAGAAGTTGAAACCAGCATTGGGCAGGTATTTATTAAAGACTGGACGCCCGAATACATTCCTGAAGGTTGCCCACCATCGTCGCACGTGGAGCTGAAATTCCCGGCAACGGCTAAAAATAAATCGGTGGTAAAAATGATCTGGGAAGATGGTGGAATTCGCCCTTTCCGCCCGGATATGCTGCCAGAAGGAGAACCAATGCCTGAGAATGGTGAAAATGGTGTTCTTATCCACGGTGATAAAGGCTTGTTGGTCTGCGGTATGTATGGCGAAGATCCAAAGCTTTATACTAAAGATGGCAAGAAAATAGTAGGTGATCCCAAGCCAAAACCTGCCGATGGCTCCAAACCCTTACCCGAAAATGGGCACCAGGTATTATGGACCGAAGCCTGTAAGGCGGGTTTCAATAGCAAAGAGCATAAAGCGCTTACATCGTCATTTGACTTTGCAGGTCCTCTAACCGAATCAGTGCTAATGGGTAACTTAGCGATACGTAGCTATACTGTTCGCACGCCCAAAGCCGATGGAAGAGGCTTTAATTATCCTGGTCGTAAACGATTGACCTGGGATGGTAAAAACATGAAGATCACCAATTTCGATGAAGCCAACCAGTTTGTGAAGCGTGAATACCGTGAAGGCTGGTCGTTGAACGCGTAA
- a CDS encoding RagB/SusD family nutrient uptake outer membrane protein: MRHTLVKNISKVLLGGIVLMGPVGCTDFLKEQAPSNLTPDSFYTIPDHAEAAIASVYDNLRFMGGGAGIFSSNWQLLEALTGTSTTETAQNSDLNNLYGLVHDGNTGHVVNYWNGLYKVIAQANQVLDKVPGITPMDAAQKARILGEARFLRASAYFTTVQLWGDIPLITKPQTAASADFLPTRSKVEDVYKLIVEDLIAAEAAGLPWMDVTNGRVNQAAIKTQLSKVYLTMAGFPLNKGAAYYKLAADKAFEVITYANANPTTINLFTNYNDVHTESKKNQLEHLFMIQYNTVVAGNPMDNFYPNFKPVTYNGPGGTGSSVPTASFYNSYEKGDLRAKDQDGYFYTTYYTNGNGAPFSLGAPYVFKHFNRTANGTAGVAGTRQNNLNVPQIRYAETLLLYAEAQNEVGGPTQAAYDAFKRIRDRAQLTTPALGTYTQATFREAVWRERWHELAYEQITWFDMVRLRKVYNEKTNGFDSFVGHINLSSNQPLQEKHLLLPLPKQEMLNNPNLRPQNPGYPGV; this comes from the coding sequence ATGAGACATACACTCGTAAAAAATATAAGTAAAGTTCTGTTAGGCGGTATTGTATTGATGGGGCCCGTCGGTTGCACGGATTTCCTGAAAGAACAGGCCCCTTCGAACCTCACCCCCGATAGTTTTTACACGATTCCTGACCATGCCGAAGCGGCCATTGCATCCGTATACGACAACCTCCGGTTTATGGGTGGTGGTGCTGGTATCTTCTCCAGCAACTGGCAGTTACTGGAAGCCCTTACCGGTACATCGACTACCGAAACGGCCCAAAACTCTGACCTGAACAACCTCTATGGATTGGTACACGATGGCAATACAGGGCACGTCGTTAACTATTGGAACGGTCTGTATAAGGTGATTGCGCAGGCGAATCAGGTTCTCGATAAGGTGCCTGGTATCACACCTATGGATGCCGCCCAGAAAGCCAGAATTCTTGGTGAGGCTCGGTTCCTGCGGGCTTCTGCCTACTTTACGACCGTTCAGCTTTGGGGCGATATTCCACTGATTACCAAGCCCCAGACAGCCGCTTCTGCCGACTTCCTGCCAACGCGGTCAAAGGTAGAGGATGTGTATAAACTGATCGTTGAAGATCTGATTGCTGCTGAAGCGGCTGGGTTACCATGGATGGATGTAACGAACGGCCGGGTCAATCAGGCCGCTATCAAAACGCAATTGTCGAAGGTATATCTGACCATGGCGGGCTTCCCACTTAATAAAGGGGCAGCTTACTATAAACTGGCTGCCGACAAAGCTTTTGAGGTGATTACGTACGCCAACGCTAACCCTACCACGATCAACCTGTTTACGAACTACAACGACGTGCACACTGAATCGAAGAAGAATCAGCTTGAGCACTTGTTCATGATTCAATACAATACGGTGGTGGCCGGTAACCCAATGGATAACTTCTATCCGAACTTTAAGCCGGTAACCTACAACGGTCCTGGCGGAACGGGTAGCTCAGTACCAACGGCGTCTTTCTACAACTCCTACGAAAAAGGGGATCTGCGGGCTAAAGATCAGGATGGTTATTTCTACACGACCTACTATACCAACGGCAACGGGGCTCCGTTTAGCCTGGGTGCTCCTTACGTGTTTAAGCACTTCAACCGTACCGCCAACGGTACCGCTGGTGTAGCCGGAACTCGGCAAAATAACCTGAACGTACCGCAGATTCGCTACGCAGAAACGCTGTTGCTGTATGCTGAAGCGCAAAATGAAGTAGGTGGACCTACGCAAGCTGCTTACGATGCCTTCAAACGGATTCGCGATCGGGCGCAACTGACCACGCCTGCCTTGGGTACATACACACAGGCTACCTTCCGGGAAGCTGTTTGGCGCGAACGGTGGCATGAACTGGCTTACGAACAAATCACCTGGTTCGATATGGTTCGGCTACGGAAAGTGTATAATGAGAAGACGAATGGTTTCGATAGCTTCGTTGGGCACATTAACCTAAGCTCGAATCAGCCCTTACAGGAAAAGCATTTGCTGCTTCCGTTACCTAAACAGGAAATGCTAAATAACCCGAATCTGCGTCCACAAAACCCAGGTTACCCAGGAGTTTAA
- a CDS encoding SusC/RagA family TonB-linked outer membrane protein: MVNHLPPQRLFGRLVRLSVTQLLLVTCCLSISYAKENPHLSLPGDRLANLADRTINGRVTDEKSEALPGVTVLLKGTQRGTVTDADGRYRIEVPDGSATLVFSFVGYVSQEVNVGSQAAVNVSLKADNKTLDEIVVIGYGTTRKSDLTGAVSGVKEAELAERPAPSLNQQLSGRLPGVQVNTNSGRPGGRTTVRIRGFSSINSSNNPLYVVDGVMLPQGTGDQFSNPIDYINPNDIVNVEVLKDASSTAIYGARGANGVILISTKKGKAGESRVTYDSQFSVNTIGPNKPQVLNAKEYLAVEDLAYANMAKYDPVGWAAGKWTYLNPVQRRRDFSAAHPGVFDANLNPLYDTDWFKESSQSVLSQNHQLGFSGGNERTQYSLSLNYRDDQGLIKTSYMKRYSGRFSIDDQVKSWLKIGGTLNYNNQSENLVDINDAVARQIVEDFPFLPVRYPDTGVLAENRDYPYAEGTMSSVHRLLDRKYIQNTQTVLGSLFTNITFGKGLEMRTVLGTNIQTQEINQSQTRTLNIGGNGNASANNNRTSFWSLENYLTYNKQFGQDHSFTGLLGISWQETNTFGIGASVSGFATDYFGFNNLGAGATNPSVSSGASRFAFNSYFGRVNYGYKNKYLFTATGRADGSSKFGENNKFAFFPSAALAWRVSEEDFLKGNSIVSNLKVRTSYGLTGNSEIPPYQSLSTLNSNYAAVYGNTKVGGTGINRLANPDLKWEKTAQTDVGVEIGLFKGRVNVEMDYYYRLTTDMLLDAPVPQTSGYATIRRNVGSMENKGFEFSVNTVNVNKGNFTWNTTFNISLNRNKVLSLATPSDIFGVGGPNFTNQTNIIRIGEPVGAFWGLTRVGVWSEAERDQAAQFTSYRNGLTMLPGDIKYLDVNGDKAITDADRSIIGNGSPKGWGALTNNFRLGNFDATLELQFMYGNDVMLMNLHPSEDRQALANSYKSVLNAWTPQNQNTMIAEIRDTRAGYVTNVDSHWIKNGSFLRGKNLLVGYTFPSAITNKIKVNRLRLYASAQNFFLLLEDPIVGDPEVTPTNQGTGSSAFSQGQIWHNYPKPTTYLLGLQIGL, encoded by the coding sequence ATGGTGAACCACCTACCTCCCCAACGGTTGTTTGGCAGGCTTGTCCGATTATCTGTCACGCAGCTTTTATTGGTTACCTGTTGCCTAAGCATAAGTTATGCTAAGGAAAATCCTCATCTAAGCCTGCCCGGTGATCGATTAGCCAATCTGGCGGATCGTACCATTAATGGGCGGGTTACTGATGAAAAAAGTGAAGCGCTGCCTGGCGTAACTGTCCTGCTGAAAGGTACGCAGCGTGGTACTGTGACTGATGCCGATGGACGCTATCGGATTGAAGTGCCGGATGGAAGCGCTACGCTTGTATTCTCGTTTGTTGGCTATGTTTCTCAGGAAGTAAATGTCGGTAGTCAGGCAGCGGTCAACGTTAGTCTGAAGGCTGATAATAAAACACTGGATGAGATTGTAGTCATCGGTTATGGTACAACCCGTAAATCGGACTTGACCGGTGCTGTATCGGGTGTTAAAGAAGCCGAGTTGGCAGAACGCCCTGCGCCTTCGCTCAACCAGCAATTGTCAGGTCGTTTGCCGGGTGTACAGGTAAACACCAACTCGGGCCGTCCGGGTGGACGGACGACCGTTCGAATTCGTGGCTTTAGTTCGATCAACTCCTCCAACAACCCACTGTACGTAGTTGACGGCGTAATGCTTCCACAAGGTACCGGCGACCAGTTCAGTAACCCAATTGACTATATCAACCCGAACGATATCGTCAATGTTGAAGTACTGAAAGATGCGTCGTCAACAGCTATTTACGGAGCTCGTGGTGCAAACGGCGTTATCCTGATCAGCACCAAAAAAGGAAAAGCCGGAGAAAGCCGGGTTACGTATGATTCTCAGTTTAGCGTAAACACCATTGGTCCTAACAAACCTCAGGTGCTGAACGCTAAAGAATACTTAGCCGTAGAAGATCTGGCTTATGCCAATATGGCGAAGTATGATCCCGTTGGTTGGGCTGCTGGAAAATGGACGTATCTGAACCCGGTTCAGCGCCGTAGAGACTTCAGTGCAGCGCACCCTGGTGTATTTGATGCCAACCTGAATCCATTGTACGATACCGACTGGTTCAAGGAGTCGTCGCAGAGTGTACTTTCGCAAAACCACCAGTTAGGTTTCAGTGGTGGTAACGAGCGGACCCAATACTCGCTCTCGCTCAACTATCGTGACGATCAGGGTCTTATCAAAACGTCGTACATGAAGCGTTATTCTGGCCGTTTCTCTATTGACGATCAGGTAAAAAGTTGGCTTAAAATCGGCGGTACGCTGAATTATAACAACCAGTCCGAAAACCTGGTCGATATTAATGATGCGGTAGCTCGTCAAATTGTGGAAGACTTCCCATTCCTGCCCGTTCGCTATCCGGATACAGGCGTTCTGGCTGAAAACCGCGATTACCCCTACGCAGAAGGAACGATGAGTTCGGTACACCGCCTGCTCGACAGAAAGTATATTCAGAATACGCAAACCGTCTTAGGTAGCCTGTTTACGAATATCACTTTTGGGAAAGGCCTGGAAATGCGTACGGTGTTGGGTACTAATATCCAAACGCAGGAAATCAACCAGTCGCAGACCCGTACGCTGAACATTGGTGGTAACGGTAACGCATCCGCCAACAACAACCGTACCTCGTTCTGGTCGTTGGAAAACTACCTAACGTATAACAAGCAGTTTGGTCAGGATCATTCGTTTACGGGCTTGTTGGGTATTTCGTGGCAGGAGACCAACACGTTTGGGATTGGTGCCAGCGTGAGCGGATTTGCTACCGACTACTTTGGCTTCAACAACCTAGGGGCTGGTGCTACGAACCCTTCCGTTTCATCAGGAGCATCGCGGTTTGCCTTTAACTCGTACTTCGGTCGGGTCAACTACGGCTATAAAAACAAGTACCTGTTTACAGCTACGGGTCGAGCCGATGGTTCGTCTAAATTCGGGGAAAATAACAAGTTCGCTTTCTTCCCATCGGCAGCTTTAGCCTGGCGTGTGTCGGAGGAAGACTTCCTGAAAGGCAATTCAATTGTCTCCAACCTGAAAGTGCGTACCAGCTATGGTTTGACCGGTAACTCGGAAATCCCGCCGTATCAATCGCTTTCGACATTAAACTCGAACTATGCGGCTGTCTACGGCAATACAAAGGTGGGTGGAACAGGTATCAACCGATTGGCTAACCCGGATCTGAAATGGGAAAAAACGGCTCAGACGGATGTGGGTGTAGAAATTGGGCTGTTCAAAGGACGGGTAAATGTTGAGATGGATTACTACTACCGTCTGACAACCGACATGCTGCTTGATGCGCCTGTGCCTCAGACGAGTGGTTATGCAACCATCCGGCGTAACGTAGGCTCGATGGAGAATAAAGGTTTTGAATTCAGCGTCAATACAGTGAACGTCAATAAGGGTAATTTCACCTGGAATACCACGTTCAACATTTCGTTGAACCGCAACAAGGTACTGTCGCTGGCTACTCCATCGGATATTTTCGGGGTAGGTGGCCCTAACTTCACCAACCAGACCAACATCATTCGGATTGGTGAGCCAGTTGGTGCATTCTGGGGATTAACCCGCGTGGGTGTGTGGAGCGAAGCAGAACGGGATCAGGCGGCTCAGTTTACCAGCTATCGGAACGGGTTGACCATGTTGCCAGGTGACATCAAGTACCTGGATGTGAACGGAGACAAAGCCATTACCGATGCTGACCGTAGCATTATTGGTAACGGTAGTCCAAAAGGCTGGGGCGCTCTGACCAACAACTTCCGTCTTGGTAATTTCGATGCTACGCTTGAGTTGCAGTTCATGTATGGTAACGATGTCATGCTCATGAACCTGCACCCCAGCGAAGACCGGCAAGCATTGGCCAACAGCTACAAATCGGTACTGAACGCCTGGACTCCACAGAATCAGAACACCATGATTGCTGAAATCCGGGATACACGGGCAGGCTATGTAACCAACGTTGATAGCCACTGGATTAAGAACGGTTCATTCCTGCGTGGTAAAAACCTGCTGGTTGGCTATACCTTCCCATCAGCGATTACCAACAAGATTAAAGTGAATCGACTCCGTCTGTATGCTTCGGCGCAAAACTTCTTCCTGTTGCTAGAAGACCCAATTGTTGGAGATCCAGAAGTAACGCCTACAAACCAGGGGACTGGCAGCAGTGCCTTCTCGCAAGGTCAAATTTGGCATAACTATCCAAAACCAACCACATACCTGTTAGGTCTACAGATTGGTTTGTAA
- a CDS encoding Uma2 family endonuclease: protein MTIAVNTTPQKRRKSGVPAYLIYETLNGRPLYRRGYRDVLSGKKKPAEIIGSSSLQAMLVSLIHGFLFMHIDRKRYLLATNESGIHLDKGNNLSNDIAIFDKAIGLVLTDKYFSVPPKVAIEIDVRIEPEEFEGKESGYVYAKTERLLDFGVETVIWIITYPQKIFVATRTSPWLTQNWDATVPVLDDVTLNLAALLTEEDIKF from the coding sequence ATGACTATTGCCGTTAATACCACTCCCCAAAAGCGAAGAAAGTCAGGTGTGCCCGCTTACCTGATCTACGAAACGCTCAATGGACGTCCGCTCTATCGACGCGGTTACCGGGATGTGTTGTCTGGTAAGAAAAAACCCGCCGAAATTATTGGAAGCAGCTCGTTACAGGCCATGTTGGTTTCACTGATACATGGATTCTTATTCATGCATATTGACCGTAAGCGGTATTTGCTAGCGACCAACGAATCGGGTATTCACCTCGACAAAGGCAATAACCTCTCCAATGACATTGCTATTTTCGACAAAGCGATAGGGTTGGTATTGACTGATAAATACTTTAGCGTACCGCCAAAAGTGGCTATTGAAATAGACGTTCGTATCGAACCCGAAGAGTTTGAAGGAAAAGAATCGGGCTATGTGTACGCGAAAACTGAACGACTGCTGGACTTTGGTGTCGAAACGGTGATCTGGATTATAACCTATCCCCAAAAGATTTTCGTAGCTACCCGTACATCGCCCTGGCTGACGCAAAACTGGGATGCCACCGTACCCGTTCTGGATGACGTTACACTCAATCTGGCTGCCCTGCTAACTGAAGAAGATATTAAGTTTTAA
- a CDS encoding AraC family transcriptional regulator has translation MKLQFEKIEPEVGSSFRVIHSTEPETCRVYWHYHPEYEIVYIPFGNGQRRIGTNVSCYESGELVFIGPDLPHLNFSYGKEGLYEEIVVQLREDFMGEAFLQKPELATVKRLFERAHLGLTFGPETKQQLGPWLKDLPHLPPFDRFLLLLRILQYLADTTDVESLHANGVRFDLNPKEQERINRICQYVEQHYAQPIDIHTVADLANLTIPAFSRYFKRMTHLTFTDFVNEYRVNQARRLLHSARTIADVGFAVGFNNLSHFNKTFRAVTGQTPNAYRKAFAG, from the coding sequence ATGAAACTTCAGTTTGAAAAAATTGAACCCGAAGTGGGTAGCTCATTCCGGGTTATCCACAGTACTGAGCCGGAAACCTGCCGCGTCTACTGGCATTACCATCCTGAGTACGAGATTGTCTATATTCCATTCGGGAATGGCCAGCGTCGGATTGGGACGAATGTATCTTGCTATGAGTCGGGCGAGCTGGTATTCATTGGCCCTGATTTACCACACCTAAACTTCAGCTACGGCAAAGAAGGGCTGTATGAAGAAATTGTGGTGCAGTTACGCGAGGATTTTATGGGCGAAGCGTTTCTACAAAAGCCCGAACTCGCTACAGTTAAACGACTGTTCGAACGCGCCCATCTGGGGCTTACATTTGGCCCAGAAACCAAACAGCAGCTTGGTCCCTGGCTAAAAGACCTCCCTCACCTACCACCCTTTGATCGTTTTTTGCTGCTCCTGCGGATTCTGCAATACCTAGCCGACACAACGGATGTAGAGTCTCTACATGCCAATGGTGTTCGTTTCGATCTAAATCCAAAAGAGCAGGAACGCATCAACCGAATCTGTCAATACGTAGAACAGCACTACGCCCAGCCGATTGATATTCATACGGTGGCCGACCTCGCTAACCTGACCATCCCTGCGTTTAGCCGCTATTTCAAGCGAATGACTCATCTGACCTTTACCGATTTTGTAAACGAATACCGGGTAAACCAGGCACGGCGGCTGTTGCACTCCGCCCGCACTATTGCCGATGTTGGCTTTGCCGTAGGCTTCAACAACCTCTCCCACTTCAACAAGACGTTTCGCGCTGTAACTGGCCAGACACCAAATGCCTACCGGAAAGCATTTGCAGGATAA
- the msrA gene encoding peptide-methionine (S)-S-oxide reductase MsrA: MKSIVVYALCLLLAGCALSQSKDYTPAKLPALKPGEAVANFAGGCFWAMEEGMNQLKGVREVISGYAGGSVKNPTYEQVCSDQTGHAETVQVYYDPKVISYAQLLDAFFAGHDPTTLNRQGPDVGRDYRSIAFYRTPEEKAEILAAIKRTNESKHYPNPVVTEVVPFTVFYPAETYHQNYFALHPDQPYIRAVSLPKVEKLRKAMTGHLKNNTSLTMID; encoded by the coding sequence ATGAAATCAATAGTTGTCTATGCGTTATGCTTGTTGCTGGCAGGCTGCGCATTGAGTCAGTCGAAAGATTATACTCCTGCTAAACTTCCTGCTCTGAAACCAGGTGAAGCTGTCGCAAATTTTGCCGGTGGCTGCTTCTGGGCTATGGAAGAAGGTATGAACCAGCTTAAAGGCGTTCGGGAAGTCATCTCGGGTTATGCCGGTGGCTCCGTCAAAAATCCAACCTACGAGCAGGTTTGTTCTGACCAGACGGGCCATGCCGAGACGGTACAGGTATATTATGACCCTAAAGTTATCAGTTATGCTCAATTGCTCGATGCCTTTTTTGCGGGTCATGATCCTACAACGCTCAATCGACAGGGTCCCGATGTGGGACGGGATTATCGGTCAATTGCTTTCTACCGGACACCCGAGGAAAAAGCCGAAATTCTGGCGGCTATTAAACGGACCAACGAATCAAAACATTACCCAAATCCGGTAGTAACCGAGGTCGTGCCGTTTACGGTATTCTATCCTGCTGAAACCTATCACCAGAACTATTTTGCCCTGCATCCCGACCAGCCGTACATCCGGGCTGTTTCACTACCGAAGGTCGAAAAATTACGCAAAGCCATGACTGGTCACCTTAAAAATAATACGTCGTTGACAATGATCGACTAG
- a CDS encoding ThuA domain-containing protein translates to MLSCKLRQPFFFICFFSLLIGFNSSVAGQHEKPRFRVVAIAEKDGGVHAPFVAEAKKWLAQLAQEGNFTIDYIENTQPINDAFLAKYQLFLQLNYPPYMWTDTAKESFQKYITEGKGGGWVGLHHASLLGEFDGYAMWPWFSEFMGGIRYKNYIPGFARATVHVEANNHPCMKGLPATFEIEKEEWYTYNKNPRPNVKVLATVDESTYTPDSTIKMGGDHPVIWSNERMKARNIYIFMGHHPDLFKNDAFVKLLRNAIFWGASQEKP, encoded by the coding sequence ATGCTTAGTTGTAAGCTACGTCAGCCCTTCTTTTTCATCTGCTTCTTTAGCTTACTGATCGGGTTTAATTCCTCCGTAGCTGGCCAGCATGAAAAACCTCGCTTTCGGGTAGTAGCCATTGCCGAAAAAGACGGGGGTGTTCATGCTCCGTTTGTAGCCGAAGCCAAAAAGTGGCTCGCTCAGCTAGCCCAGGAAGGTAATTTTACAATTGATTACATCGAAAATACCCAACCTATTAACGACGCATTTCTAGCAAAGTACCAGCTTTTTCTTCAGTTGAATTATCCACCCTATATGTGGACCGATACGGCTAAAGAGTCTTTTCAGAAATACATTACCGAAGGCAAAGGAGGAGGTTGGGTTGGCCTTCATCACGCGTCTCTCCTGGGCGAATTCGACGGATACGCCATGTGGCCCTGGTTTTCCGAATTTATGGGCGGCATTCGCTACAAGAATTATATTCCGGGTTTTGCCAGAGCCACCGTCCATGTCGAAGCGAATAATCACCCCTGCATGAAGGGGTTACCCGCCACGTTTGAGATCGAGAAAGAAGAGTGGTATACCTACAACAAAAATCCAAGACCTAACGTAAAGGTGCTGGCCACTGTGGATGAATCTACCTATACACCCGATTCGACTATCAAAATGGGGGGTGATCATCCGGTTATCTGGTCGAACGAGCGCATGAAGGCCCGGAATATCTATATCTTTATGGGCCATCACCCCGACCTGTTCAAAAACGATGCATTCGTTAAACTTCTCCGCAACGCTATCTTCTGGGGAGCCAGCCAAGAGAAGCCCTAG
- a CDS encoding MFS transporter, with product MNTPVTVNRLQRNLFVQNLQTFFLNRQALIVGLVFASDSLLFGSWVAHIPHVKERLHLSDAELGLTLFAMPIGLIMMNPLTGLIIARLGEAKACFWSAIGLTLAVCIPINAPNMGIMALGLFFLGLTSALLNVAMNTSATNVERSQGISIMSSCHGMWSLGGLLGSGIAGTVIALHVSPSMHMAIMAGIILVATFLFQPILHTIPSSSRNESGEKTGASFVMPNLDLLLMIFIGLAVAMGEGVALDWSAVYLHETLGASSQIAALGFGAFSLTMTSFRFLGDGIIPRIGAKRWLQVGGFLGALGLVIAIAFPYPATALVGFALLGVGCSLGAPILYSASMRVPGIPPAAGLATFATFSFIGFLAGPPVIGFVAESFGLYYGLGLVAVILLISAGLSRIVKLF from the coding sequence ATGAATACACCTGTTACTGTTAATCGACTTCAACGTAATCTTTTCGTTCAAAACCTGCAAACCTTCTTCCTGAATCGGCAGGCGCTGATTGTGGGATTGGTGTTTGCATCGGATAGTCTACTGTTTGGTAGCTGGGTAGCCCATATTCCACACGTTAAAGAAAGGCTACACCTTTCTGATGCCGAACTCGGGCTGACGCTTTTTGCCATGCCTATTGGGCTCATTATGATGAATCCGTTAACGGGGCTCATCATAGCCCGGCTGGGTGAAGCTAAGGCTTGCTTCTGGTCGGCAATAGGATTAACACTGGCCGTTTGTATACCCATCAACGCACCTAACATGGGTATTATGGCGCTGGGCTTATTTTTTCTGGGCTTAACCAGTGCCTTGCTCAATGTGGCCATGAATACATCGGCTACGAATGTGGAGCGTTCGCAGGGCATTTCAATCATGTCGTCGTGTCATGGCATGTGGAGTCTGGGCGGTTTGCTGGGGTCTGGCATAGCCGGTACCGTAATTGCCCTTCATGTATCGCCTTCAATGCACATGGCCATCATGGCGGGAATTATTTTAGTTGCTACGTTTTTGTTTCAACCGATACTACACACCATTCCGTCGAGTAGCCGGAACGAATCGGGTGAGAAAACCGGAGCTTCGTTTGTGATGCCTAATCTGGATTTGCTGCTGATGATTTTTATCGGTCTGGCAGTAGCCATGGGCGAAGGAGTTGCTCTGGACTGGAGCGCGGTCTATCTGCACGAAACCCTGGGAGCCAGTAGTCAGATTGCTGCGTTAGGATTCGGCGCTTTTTCGCTCACCATGACTAGTTTTCGGTTTCTGGGGGATGGTATTATTCCCCGTATTGGCGCCAAACGCTGGCTTCAGGTAGGTGGTTTTCTGGGAGCACTTGGGTTAGTAATTGCTATTGCTTTTCCCTATCCGGCAACGGCCTTAGTTGGTTTTGCCTTGCTGGGCGTTGGCTGTTCATTAGGCGCTCCGATACTCTACAGTGCTTCGATGCGGGTGCCGGGTATTCCGCCAGCGGCTGGTTTGGCTACTTTTGCCACCTTTAGTTTCATTGGTTTCCTGGCTGGGCCTCCCGTTATTGGCTTCGTGGCCGAATCGTTTGGTTTGTATTATGGGTTGGGTTTAGTGGCCGTTATTCTACTCATTTCGGCGGGGCTTTCGCGCATTGTGAAATTGTTCTGA